The window TTTTGTTGACCCCCCTTCACATCTCAACGCTTAGTCATCGGGCTCCCTCGACGGCGTTTTTGACCCTTCAACTTACACTAGAATCACGTAATACTACTTTTCTATACTTGAGTGGGTGGCATGTCATGCCTTTGCGTGAACTGATTAGAAAGCTTCCGAAAGTTTTGTGCGTATGATTTGCATGAGTGAAATAGATTAATCGCTTTTTTTAATCGATAATACATCtcaattcttaattttgtaaTACTCGATATGAATATATACTTTCCCAATAGAGTTGAGCAAATGAAACTTGAGTGAATATAAAAGCCTCGAGCTATTCGTTaggaaaatttgaagttttaatttaCGAGAACTATAGTTCCCAACAATCCTAATCGAAGAGGACTCTAACTATACTTTTGATTAGTGAGCTACAAGTACAGACGCAACCCTCATTTTATTTGATTAGATCTGTACATAGATGACATCCATAATTTGTGACCACTCGACTAAAAGCACCCGGAGGGAAGCTTCGTCCAATTTACAAACATGCAAGCAAGGGAAGTCTCGAACCGACGTGGAAGAAACTTGGCGTCGATGTTCATTTGTCGTTAGCTCAACCAGTCCATCTTGCCCTCGTAGCTATTGGGATGAAGTTTCCTCTCGGTTTCGAGCAGGGTCCACTGGATGACGTTTTCAACATGTGCGGCTTCAATCTTCTCGCATCAACAAAACAGGATGAATAGTCAAATGACTAAATAATTTTTAGCAAAAAGCCATTGTCGTCTAACGTTGCACGTGCGAGTCTTGCCGCTAATACAGCTAATTAAGGAATGTAATCACTAATCTTTTCGCTAGGTttgacctttcctttctcttcttcatgaCCCTGACCAACTATTTCTGGAACTTGATCGAGCTTATGTTCATGTGTAGATAAACCTCTCGGGACGTCATAAAAACATAAGGGGAATTCCCCATGAAAAGAAGACGTATCAGAACACAAGCCAGACACCATAAAAAAGAACATGCGAAAAGAGACGGCGCATGTAAAAAAAATGCGGTTTTCGAAATTCATGCTTTGGCAACAGAAACGAAGGACGCCGAACTTTCCATGGACTGGGAAAATTTCGAACTTGTGCTGCATGAACATCGTACAAGTTCTTATTTacattcaagaaaaatgaaaatcacgcGTGCGAAGAACATGAAACAGTGATTAGTGTACATTGGCATCGGATTGTTGTGCACATACCTCATTTTCAACCTCGATCACGGCGAAGAGTTGGTCGGCCGAGCACTGCGTTTGAATCGCCGTAGCTTTCAGTTCCATGTTGTCCAGGCACTTGAGGACCTCCAACATAGAATCAATCCCGGACGTCGGATTCGCAATCTTGACTCTGATCTTGGTCCCTCCAGCTTTGTCCCCTCCGCTCTTCTCGTTCAGACCAGACTTCAGCTCCCCGTTTTGTCTCTCCAGCTCTTGCTTGTACTTCACCAGCTCCTTGATTCTCATGCGAGCTGTTTGGACGATGGAGTTCTTGTCATTCTGCAACAGAGATTCGCAACGGAGTTAGAGAGGCGCAGAAAATCTTACTCACGTAAAGCTTGTACTCCCTATCCCCAGCCTGCCGCGGCGGGCTAGTTACAAGAAGTGGCCTGCACAGGAATTCGAGCCTGCTTTCTGAAGCTCCGTCTGGTGTCGAGAGTTAAACCGCTCGACAAAGATTATAGCTTTTACAAACCTGGGTACCATGAGGCAATTCGGCGAGCAATGCGGAGTAGCTACGCTTCTGCTTCTCCCTCCTCATCCTCTCGCTCAACATGTGTCGAAAACCCCGTTCACGGTCGAATTCTTGGATCTGGCTCGGTTCGGCCCAGCTCCTCCTCAAGAACTCCATCACCCGCTTGTTCATATTGTTCCCCGGGTTCGGCATGAACCCTCAGTCTTGACTCGGCAGCCGGTTTGTATATGGTGAAAAGGCGCTTCGGTTTGCCGCtggcagcagcggcggcggcagcggctcCACCAGTTGATCGCACCAGAAGATGTCGCTTTGAACCTCTTCGTGGAAGAACAAATCCATGAcaccccttcctctctctctctctctctctctctctctctctctctctctctcccttcaatTTTTGCCGgggattttcaaatttctgCAGCAGcagttaatatatatatagcggTCCTCCTCCTGGAATGGCGTTTTCTCCCCGCACGAGAGGCTCGAAGAGCACGATATaaaacgtggcatttttccccATTTCTTGCTGGGAAACAAAAAACGTGGTCAACTATGTTGTCTCTAGTCTCGGAGACTCCTATGCGGTCAAATTTTGCGCATGCGGTTCCAAGGAAAAGTTTTGCGGTGGGGGAGCAGCTCGGGGGTCCTTGTCGAAAGCTGGTCAAACGTGAGGACAAGTCTTCGGTTTTAACCCACTTCGGACTGTACGAGGAGCGCAGTCAGTCTGATGCAAAATCAACGGTCAGCAGGAAGTCCATCAGATGAGATCAGCAATTCTCCAGACCGGCTGATGACTAGGATGGAGGTTGACTTTCTAATTTCTCTCTACTTTTTTTAACCATTTAAGGCTCAGATGACTTTTCTGCGTTCACACACCACACCAGGATGGCTAAGAGCTTTGAGTCAACGGATTAATATAAGGTTTATCGCCATAGAATAATGCTCATGTGTGTTTGAGACAGAGCGATGATGGCGAAAcggattttgtcattttgatgCCAGAATATTTTCGGATACGTGAGATTGTAAAGTCGAAATCCTCGTGTGAATGGAATGCCGATAGCCTTGCTGGACCAACTGCGCTTTGCAGATGGGTACGGGACCTTTTCAACATGATGGAGTCACAGTGGGATCGCTTTTAACCCTTTGAATTAAGAATGTGATATTGTTATGGATCAACCTAAATAAATGATAGCAGATATGGTAGAAGTATCACCGCTTATCGCGGTCAAAGTCGACCTGAATATCTGTCTTATGTGGATAAACCCTAATCACTTAGCAATTGAAATAATGGTTTTAACTTTAATCTGCTTATTGGGAGAAGTCGACATAACGTTCAATCAAAGCTTGGAAGCAAAGTCAGCATTAGTTACAGAGAAGACCCTTCAATAGAATATGAAGATATATTAAGGCACGGTTTGGAACCTCTGAATAACTAAAGAGTCAATTTATCCGTTGATATCATTGGCGATGTTATTCAAGATGGTcccaacaaaatagaaaaagaagaaaatacaaaaaaccaTCATCCACCGACGAGTCATGATCTTGCCAAGAAACTTTATATGCCAGTAAGCGTTCGGATTTCTGACTGTCGGGTCCCCTTTTGAACCGGCCACAGTGTAGCAAGCGTGATACTGTACAGGAGATGGAGAAGACATCTTACACCTGCAAAACTATAGCCACAAGCGCTTCCATCGTTATCGCGTAAACTTCCTTCATCGTTATCGCGCTTCCTTCGAGCTTAAGCTATAATCTCGTCCAAGCATTCAACGTTTATGCCAGAAAATGCTTGAAGTTCGTTCTTCTGTGCAGTCTGCAACTAGGACCAATTATGACCAATTTCTTTCTCGTGATCGGTGGCATGCACGGTGGTGCTTGATACTGCATATGCACGTGCAGTCAGGTCTTCTGAATCTGGTTGAGAttcctcattttcttcatcatctgAAAAATCAGCTTCCGAGAGCAGTTCATAACTCGGATTGCTGGGTTTGTCTCCACCGTCATTTTCGCTGTTATACATCCCCAGATATGTCTCATCTCCTTCCTCCTATTTAAAAGGATCAGAAACAGATAACACAAACAAACAGGAATCTTGGAACCTAATTTAAAATAGATATAAGGAAAAGCAAGATAAGAACAAGCTAAGGTATACCTCACTGTCCTCCTCATCAGTGGGGTAAGCAGAATCTAATCTGTCATAAAAAGCGTTGttgcatttttctttcatgcgGTCCATTTGTTCCTATGAATATGCAAGTAACTTAAGTATATCCCTGTTTAAACAACTGCACCAAACTGGCAAATTCAACAAGTAATGGGGCCCTTACGATTTCAAATTGAAGTTGCTCCACCTTTTTCTGCAGATTGGCCACGTGATTTTGGAATGCCTGTTTCAACGAAACATAGAAACTGTCAGAAATTTCTATGTTATCCCCTCCCCAAAAATAGACACTTGTCACATGAACAGTATCAATCCAGGTGCTTTTGACATCTAAATCCGGAAACCAAGTAACTTCAACAAAGCTAGACAGCCTTCAGGTCATCAATAAGTGACTCATGCCATTGTGCTCCCACAATATTCAGAAATGTGTTTCAAACCAAGACTGCAATGGAAAATTACCAGCCAAGCATACCAATTACTATACACACAAGTGCACTATGTTTTAATATCTGGAACTCAACAAAGATGGGAACATATTATTAGAGCAGACCACTAGCATTGGCACAGATACATGCAAACATGCACATCAAACAAGGTGAGATATGTTTGTACCTGCAAATTTAATACcagaaaatcaagaattttggTGAAAATAGATGCAGTTGTATAGCCGTACCTCAAGCCTTTGAAGCTCAATAGAACGAGCCAGAGCCTTCCTCTTTGTCAAAAGATTCTTCGGCCTCAAGGTGGAAGGCCGCTTATAATCCTTTCCACGGAACACCACAATGGCGTACCCTTTGGAGACTTTGTCTACAGAAACCAAGATCCCACCACTCTCGGCTTCAAGAGCCAATGCTACTTTCTTAACAGAGTCAAAGGTCTTTGCCTTCACAATGATCTTCACCAGTTCTCGATACTTCCAGTGCAAGTGCATGTTCTCCACTGTACCATCAAAAACTCCCCGTCTTCCTGGAAGAAGGAGATCAATCAGCAATATAAGCATTAGCCTCCCGGGTTTACATACGTGAATGGTAATGTCAAGAGTTTCTACCAAGAAGCAAAAATGCTTTCATCCTTAAGCCAATCTTGTGGAACATGAATCTCTTCATCAGAGATGCTTTCTGGGTCTGCTTGCCGTTCTGCCGGTTTCAGGAACTCCTCAACCTTTGACAAAGCTCTTTTGGCTCGAGATAGCCTTTTCGCAGCCTAGGAGATTTATTCAAATTTAGGTTGTAAGCAGATAGACATTTAGTACTAACACCATGTTCGCTGATGCTTCAGCATAGTAAGACATAAATTACACACTTCATTATTGAATTCAACCATGCATCAATACCTTACCTATTTGATGAATACttctgaaaaaatatattttgggcagaaatgaatgaaaatttcaagCACAACATTAATCACTAGTGAACCATCAACAAGAGTTTTGCTTTCACCAGAACCAAAGATGCTTGGTTTAACAACAACTATTTACAGGAAGAGGCCATTTATGCTCTTAAAGCAAAGAGAGATGCTGTACAAGAAATGAGAATACTTACAAAATCAAGCTTTCTTTCGAGCTTCCTGACAAGGCTTGCATGCCTTGTTATTTCTGCTTCTATCATAACTTTTTCTTTGTGCTGTTCATCCAACTTCTTTCCCCACTTTTTATTGGCATCAAGAGTCTCCATAAGCGTACCAGTATTTCCAGGCTGCTCATACATATGATTGGTTGGGACAACCAAGGCTGATGCCCTCAAGCGAGCTTGCTCCTCCTCATCTTGAAGGGACTTTGCTAGTCTTTCCCTCTCCAATAATGCTTCAGTGACTTCTGGTGAGAGAAAATTTTTACCTCGATAGAAGACCAAGAAGTCCTTGTTTCTCGAGAGCAGAATCCCCCCTGTCAATTTCTATATCAAAAAGGTCAACTTAAACCATACTTTTCTACTGCTCatgaaaaaaaggcaaaacaatGCAAGTCGATGCAATCAGAAAACAAACTAGTAGATTCCTTATGAACTGTCTTGAttggcataaaaaaatttcagtagATTCAAGCGAAAAACTGTCATCATGAGAAAATAAACATgcaaaaaaattgatcacaatTCTATGGAAAACCATCGTTTTTGAGGTTCACTGACAAATTACCAGAGACATCAATAGAGTAAACTATCAGATAAAAAACCACGTACATAGTACTTAATGGGTTGGACAAGTTTCCTGGAGCAATTACCTTAAGATCTTCTGCCATCCTCTCACTAGTTGTAAGCATTACGCCACGTTTAAGTGCAACCTTTGCAATTGAGCTTTTTTCCCATAGCTTGATCATGGCCACAGCCAAACCTTGGAGCTGCCTGCTTCTTCCTGGATACAAGAGAATTAAAGAACAATGAGAATGCCACTATGAGAGCCAACCAAGTAAGACGATGACATCACATACCTAAAGCAAAATGTGGAGGAAGTACTCTAGCAAGCCTTCTCAAAGCCGTTGCCTCCTTTTGGCTAATCGTTGCTCGTACTCCATAAGGAAGGATTCTGAAAGGAGGTTGGTAACCAGGAATTGTTCCAGGCAACATGTCTGCATCCACAGGCAAGGGCTCGCATCCTGGCCAGTCTTTGTACCTAGGACCCAGGCTATCTAGCAATTTATCCATTTCATGTTCATATTCAACTTCTGGCATTGATCCTGTATCCTTATTCTCAGACGCAATTTCAGATGCCTGTGCATCCTCACTGATTCTATATTGCGAAGGATTCCTACCAATGGTATCAGCAGGTGTTGATGAAGTTGATGAAGTAGCTGAGCTCCCTTCTTTTCTAAATATTCGTTTATTCAGTTGCACTGAAGGGTCTTTGTAGCTCACACCTCTATACAACGAAATGGATGTTCCAGACCTCCATACCACTAGACCACCAGTTTTCCTCTGTACACATGCATACAAGCATCATCAATAGATAAAATTACTTCAATACGCTTTAATAGTACCATTAATTAGGTTGGTTTCTGCAACACTATAAAGcgtgaaaattaaaagataatacTATACGACCACAGTGCCTAGCAGCATTGTGGATGGAGAGAACAAGCTAGAATGTGCATATTCCATTTCCATGGGTTTAAATTATTCATACTTGTCTAATTGAAAATGGTAGTGAATAATTATCTACCACAGCCAGCCTTTACCTTCATGTCATACTTCCAGTTTCTACCAAACATGTTAATTAAACTAGAAACTTCAAATAACAAAGGGTGAGTTCTATCTTAATGGTTATGTGAAAGGTGATCATAGCTTTATCTGATTACTGACCACAGCTTGGGCCAGATGCACACGATCAAAGGACATACTCTGAACACTGTCCAATTGTTGGAAGCTGAAACCCATCTAAAACATGCTAAAGTTTGAGTCCTAGATCACCGACCAATGAAAATTAGCAACCTTCTTAAATTCTGCTAGAACAAATCTGACTATCTAAACACAGGTTGCATATCTCTTGCTCATTTTCAGTGAAATCAATAGTTGAATGTAGCCTATGTGGCTGAAACAGAAAGCACATGAAGCTGCCAAATCAATTTCAGCTGCCTTAATGAACATCAAACAAGAAAACCAGCACCTCGATTAAATTCAGTATAGGTACAGTCTGGTGAACCTTTCTATCAAGCTGCATATTACATTAACTACAGATTCCCTGTTAACAAGAGGGACTAAATGATACGAGACGTGAGAAATTGATAACATATATGCAAGAAGCATACCTCCAATATCTCGTGTGTCCTCTTCATGTTAAGTGCAGGCGAACCCTCAATTTTCAACCTCACAATTTCTGAAGACTTCCACCTCTCATGAATCGTGTCCACGACTGCCTGCGTAACACCACCTCCCTTAATCCTCATCTTGCTCTTCGTCTGAAAAGTCAAGTTCCTCAACCTCTTTAGCTCCGGCCCGGAAGTGTCAATTCCGCCACCGACGTCTTGCTCTTACTCTCGCCGACCacccttcttcctctcccttccCCTTTGGCTTCTCCCATGGAAACCTTGCTCCACTGCTCTCCCCAACCACATTTGCTTCCACAATTCTTGACTCTGGCGAAAACCCACCTCGTGTGTTTGGCAACAACCCTTCCTCCACATAAAAGATATCCTCCACAGATCCTTTCTCCACCACTCTTTCCGGCAGTCTTTCTCTCCTCTCATACCCATCATCCATATAttcaaatttcttcaatttctccacaATCCTCTGCATTGtggacccaccaccaccaccagcatcGCCGCTATTTCTATAATTGATCACAGCCTGAGGCAGTTTGGAGCTGTTTTGCCTATTGGATTGATTCCATTTATCTAACCAACCGTTGCTACTAAAGCTTAAGCTGGGATTGAATAAAGAAATGGGCTTTCCTCTACCAAGAGTTGAAATGCTCGATTTCCAACTAGGATTTGTTCAATGGacgcaaaagaaaaagcattaaATTTCGCCGCACACGTTCTTTGCGATGAATTGGAGAGCCATACCTGAATAGAATGAAGGGGTTCCGATGAAACGTTGGGTAGAATTGACGGGGAGGGACGAGAGCCATCGAAGAGAGAGGTATACCTATGAATCAAATCATCAAGATAACACAACTCGTCAGAAATGAGCGAAACACAGTGAGTTTTACTGAGAGAGTAACCTCGGGCGGCTGGGCGAGAGAGCGGCCTCCACCAGGGGACGAGCGGCGTCCAACGGTGGCGTCCAGCTGAGCGGCGAGGCGAGCGAGGGTGACGGCGTCCAGCGGCAGTGTCGAGGAAggtccggcgacggcgacgaagaCACGAGTCTCACGGCATCAACGGCGGGCACGAACGGCGCGGCGAAGACGGCG of the Eucalyptus grandis isolate ANBG69807.140 chromosome 10, ASM1654582v1, whole genome shotgun sequence genome contains:
- the LOC104422144 gene encoding LOW QUALITY PROTEIN: CRM-domain containing factor CFM3A, chloroplastic/mitochondrial (The sequence of the model RefSeq protein was modified relative to this genomic sequence to represent the inferred CDS: inserted 4 bases in 3 codons), which produces MALVPPRQFYPTFHRNPFILFSWKSSISTLGRGKPISLFNPSLSFSSNGWLDKWNQSNRQNSSKLPQAVINYRNSGDAGGGGGSTMQRIVEKLKKFEYMDDGYERRERLPERVVEKGSVEDIFYVEEGLLPNTRGGFSPESRIVEANVVGESSGARFPWEKPKGKGEEEGWSARXKSKTSVAELTLPXPELKRLRNLTFQTKSKMRIKGGGVTQAVVDTIHERWKSSEIVRLKIEGSPALNMKRTHEILERKTGGLVVWRSGTSISLYRGVSYKDPSVQLNKRIFRKEGSSATSSTSSTPADTIGRNPSQYRISEDAQASEIASENKDTGSMPEVEYEHEMDKLLDSLGPRYKDWPGCEPLPVDADMLPGTIPGYQPPFRILPYGVRATISQKEATALRRLARVLPPHFALGRSRQLQGLAVAMIKLWEKSSIAKVALKRGVMLTTSERMAEDLKKLTGGILLSRNKDFLVFYRGKNFLSPEVTEALLERERLAKSLQDEEEQARLRASALVVPTNHMYEQPGNTGTLMETLDANKKWGKKLDEQHKEKVMIEAEITRHASLVRKLERKLDFAAKRLSRAKRALSKVEEFLKPAERQADPESISDEXRFMFHKIGLRMKAFLLLGRRGVFDGTVENMHLHWKYRELVKIIVKAKTFDSVKKVALALEAESGGILVSVDKVSKGYAIVVFRGKDYKRPSTLRPKNLLTKRKALARSIELQRLEAFQNHVANLQKKVEQLQFEIEQMDRMKEKCNNAFYDRLDSAYPTDEEDSEEEGDETYLGMYNSENDGGDKPSNPSYELLSEADFSDDEENEESQPDSEDLTARAYAVSSTTVHATDHEKEIGHNWS
- the LOC104423708 gene encoding transcription factor bHLH92 codes for the protein MPNPGNNMNKRVMEFLRRSWAEPSQIQEFDRERGFRHMLSERMRREKQKRSYSALLAELPHGTQNDKNSIVQTARMRIKELVKYKQELERQNGELKSGLNEKSGGDKAGGTKIRVKIANPTSGIDSMLEVLKCLDNMELKATAIQTQCSADQLFAVIEVENEIEAAHVENVIQWTLLETERKLHPNSYEGKMDWLS